One genomic region from Drosophila busckii strain San Diego stock center, stock number 13000-0081.31 chromosome 3R, ASM1175060v1, whole genome shotgun sequence encodes:
- the LOC108604727 gene encoding endophilin-A produces the protein MAFAGLKKQINKANQYVTEKMGGAEGTKLDLDFVDMERKTDVTVELVEELQLKTKEFLQPNPTARAKMAAVKGISKLSGQAKSNTYPQPEGLLAECMLTYGKKLGEDNSVFAQALVEFGEALKQMADVKYSLDDNIKQNFLEPLHHMQTKDLKEVMHHRKKLQGRRLDFDCKRRRQAKDDEIRGAEDKFAESLQLAQISMYNLLENDTEHVSQLVTFAEALYDFHSQCADVLRGLQETLQEKRAEAESRPRNEFVPKTLLDLNLDGGGGGGLNDDGTPSHISSSASPLPSPMRSPAKSMAVTPSRQQQPCCQALYDFDPENPGELGFKENDIITLLNRVDDNWYEGAVNGRTGYFPQSYVQVQVPLPNGN, from the coding sequence ATGGCTTTCGCCGGACTGAAGAAGCAGATCAACAAGGCGAATCAATATGTGACCGAAAAGATGGGCGGTGCAGAGGGCACCAAGCTGGATTTGGATTTTGTGGATATGGAGCGAAAGACGGATGTCACCGTTGAGCTGGTGGAGGAGCTGCAGTTGAAGACGAAGGAGTTCCTGCAGCCCAATCCCACGGCGCGCGCTAAAATGGCAGCTGTCAAGGGCATCTCAAAGCTGTCGGGACAGGCCAAATCGAATACGTATCCACAGCCGGAGGGCCTGTTGGCTGAATGTATGTTGACTTATGGTAAGAAGCTCGGCGAGGACAACAGCGTGTTTGCGCAAGCGCTCGTCGAGTTTGGCGAAGCGTTGAAACAAATGGCCGACGTCAAGTATTCGCTGGACGACAACATCAAGCAGAACTTTTTGGAGCCGCTGCATCATATGCAGACGAAAGACCTCAAGGAGGTCATGCACCATCGTAAGAAGCTGCAGGGCCGGCGTCTCGACTTTGATTGTAAGCGTCGCCGGCAGGCCAAGGATGATGAAATTCGTGGTGCTGAGGATAAGTTTGCCGAATCATTGCAATTGGCGCAGATTAGCATGTACAATCTGTTGGAGAATGACACTGAGCATGTATCACAGCTCGTCACCTTTGCCGAAGCACTTTACGATTTTCACTCACAATGCGCAGACGTGCTGCGCGGCCTGCAGGAGACACTGCAAGAGAAGCGCGCCGAGGCAGAGAGCCGGCCACGCAATGAATTTGTCCCCAAGACACTGCTCGATCTGAACTTGgacggcggcggtggcggcggcctCAATGATGACGGCACGCCGTCCCACATAAGCTCGAGCGCCTCGCCGTTGCCCTCGCCGATGCGCTCGCCCGCCAAGTCAATGGCCGTTACACCATCGCGCCAGCAACAGCCCTGCTGTCAAGCGCTCTACGACTTTGATCCGGAGAATCCCGGTGAATTGGGCTTCAAAGAGAACGATATCATAACGCTGCTAAATCGCGTCGACGACAATTGGTATGAGGGTGCCGTCAATGGGCGAACCGGTTACTTCCCGCAGTCGTATGTGCAGGTCCAGGTTCCTCTGCCCAATGGCAACTAA
- the LOC108602458 gene encoding uncharacterized protein LOC108602458, whose protein sequence is MKFAILLLAVTIACANAQGPVFGGFAAANPYASAFNPYLNGMFANGPPGAAAAPGAAPAAPAVAPPAPTFGGFSVTAFFQSVVLQKEAEKLLNQPNFPADLAERVQDVMTNTQTSFANCGTAVLPWMQIRCIKPILMAAKNELKAIDDEFQARLAATTAAPAAAPAGPKA, encoded by the exons atgaaattcgCAATTCTACTGCTTGCCGTTACCATTGCCTGCGCCAATGCACAG gGTCCAGTCTTTGGTGGTTTTGCCGCGGCCAATCCCTATGCATCTGCCTTCAATCCTTACCTGAATGGCATGTTCGCTAACGGTCCACccggcgcagctgctgctcctggtgctgcaccagctgctccagctgttgCGCCACCAGCACCCACATTCGGTGGCTTCTCTGTCACCGCCTTCTTCCAGTCGGTGGTGCTGCAAAAGGAAGCCGAGAAGCTGCTTAACCAGCCCAATTTCCCAGCTGACTTGGCCGAGCGGGTGCAGGATGTGATGACCAATACCCAAACATCTTTCGCCAACTGCGGAACTGCAGTGCTGCCTTGGATGCAGATTCGCTGCATTAAGCCCATTCTGATGGCCGCCAAGAACGAGCTGAAAGCCATCGATGATGAGTTCCAGGCACGCCTAGCAGCCACCACCGCCGCACCCGCAGCCGCCCCCGCTGGCCCTAAGGCCTAA
- the LOC108602656 gene encoding uncharacterized protein LOC108602656 codes for MLTKVLVCVAVLACVSLHSQAQTVEEALLAGKKAEGTLQQALNKLPPNAEAHGYADDVMSSLKKMLKEDCEQNLRQNGQINTYYACVEKYLGLSMASASELLSGQWASSGASRPGLFC; via the exons ATGTTGACTAAAGTGCTGGTCTGCGTCGCTGTCTTGGCTTGTGTG TCGCTGCACTCGCAGGCACAAACCGTAGAGGAAGCCTTGCTTGCTGGCAAGAAAGCCGAAGGCACACTGCAACAGGCGCTGAATAAACTGCCCCCCAATGCGGAGGCGCATGGCTATGCCGATGATGTGATGAGCAGTTTAAAGAAAATGCTGAAGGAGGACTGCGAGCAGAATTTGCGTCAGAATGGTCAAATCAATACATATTATGCCTGCGTGGAGAAATATCTGGGGCTATCGATGGCCTCCGCCAGCGAACTGCTGAGCGGTCAGTGGGCCAGCTCGGGTGCCTCCAGACCAGGTTTATTCTGTTGA
- the LOC108603112 gene encoding opsin Rh2, with amino-acid sequence MERSLQLGLGPRYEAQSSGNGSVLDNVLPDMAHLVNPYWSRFAPMDATMSKILGLFTLAIFIISCCGNGVVVYIFGGTKSLRTPANLLVLNLAFSDFCMMASQSPIMLINFYYETWVLGPLWCDIYAICGSMFGCVSIWSMCMIAFDRYNVIVKGINGTPMTIKTSVMKILFIWLMATFWTIMPMIGWSAYVPEGNLTACSIDYMTRQWNPRSYLITYSLFVYYLPLFLICFSYWFIIAAVAAHEKAMREQAKKMNVKSLRSSEDCDKSAEGKLAKVALTTISLWFMAWTPYLVICYFGLFKIDGLTPLTTIWGATFAKTSAVYNPIVYGISHPKYRIVLKEKCPMLVCGNTDEPKPDAPAADAETTSEAESKA; translated from the exons ATGGAGCGCAGCTTGCAGCTAGGACTGGGACCCAGATACGAGGCGCAGTCGAGCGGCAATGGTTCAGTGCTGGATAAT GTGCTGCCGGATATGGCGCATTTGGTGAATCCCTATTGGAGTCGCTTTGCGCCCATGGATGCTACAATGAGCAAGATCCTGGGACTATTTACGCTGgctatatttataatttcatgCTGCGGCAATGGCGTTGTTGTCTATATCTTTGGCGGCACCAAATCCTTGCGCACGCCAGCAAATCTGCTGGTGCTCAATTTGGCCTTCTCGGACTTTTGCATGATGGCCTCGCAGTCGCCCATAATGCTCATCAATTTCTACTACGAAACTTGGGTGCTGGGACCACTGTGGTGTGATATCTACGCTATTTGTGGCTCCATGTTTGGCTGCGTTTCCATTTGGTCCATGTGCATGATTGCCTTTGATCGCTATAATGTCATTGTCAAGGGCATCAATGGCACACCGATGACTATAAAGACGTCTGTAATGAAAATTCTATTCATCTGGCTGATGGCTACGTTCTGGACTATTATGCCCATGATAGGCTGGAGCGCATATGTGCCTGAGGGCAATTTGACTGCCTGCAGCATTGATTACATGACCCGACAATGGAATCCGCGCTCCTATTTGATCACCTACTCGCTATTCGTTTACTACTTGCCTTTGTTTCTAATCTGCTTCTCCTATTGGTTTATAATTGCT GCCGTAGCAGCGCATGAGAAGGCCATGCGTGAGCAGGCTAAGAAAATGAATGTGAAGTCCTTGCGCAGCTCCGAGGACTGCGACAAAAGCGCCGAGGGCAAGCTAGCGaag gtAGCATTGACTACAATATCGCTTTGGTTTATGGCCTGGACGCCTTATCTGGTCATCTGCTACTTTGGCTTATTCAAGATTGACGGCTTAACGCCACTCACCACCATTTGGGGCGCCACCTTTGCCAAAACCAGCGCCGTCTACAATCCCATAGTCTATGGCATTAG CCATCCCAAGTATCGCATTGTGCTGAAGGAAAAG TGCCCCATGCTCGTTTGCGGCAACACAGATGAGCCCAAACCGGATGCGCCTGCTGCGGATGCGGAGACCACCTCCGAGGCGGAATCAAAAGCTTAA
- the LOC108603113 gene encoding low molecular weight phosphotyrosine protein phosphatase, whose translation MAFRKILFVCMGNSCSSPMAETIMENLMVKTSLYWEVDSAALRTWNIGRRPHKRCLRTLREHGLRSDHFCRLLSVEDFCYYNYIIAIDLHVYKELLLWAKLNRIANVAGIINLSEFRKHGKPAHITNLSLTSKLRDFRSAYYQIKECCKQFILAQHVRIIKYDLPSTEEEDNKELVDYQTTLQRSLSLDTLETVEQYSAKSIETKPKRKCNKRKLCQKCCEKFIADL comes from the exons ATGGCGTTTCGAAAAATACTCTTTGTGTGTATGG GTAACTCCTGTAGCTCACCGATGGCTGAGACTATTATGGAAAATCTGATGGTAAAGACCAGTCTATATTGGGAAGTCGACAGTGCTGCCTTGCGCACTTGGAACATTGGAAGACGTCCGCACAAGCGATGCCTTCGAACGCTTCGTGAGCATGGGCTGCGTTCCGATCACTTTTGTCGGCTT cttagcGTAGAGGATTTTTGCTATTATAACTATATAATTGCAATAGATCTGCATGTGTATAaagagctgctgctctggGCAAAGTTAAATCGCATTGCGAATGTCGCTGGCATTATAAACCTAAGTGAATTTCGTAAGCATGGCAAGCCAGCACATATTACAAACTTATCGCTT ACCAGCAAGCTGCGCGATTTTCGCAGCGCCTACTATCAGATTAAGGAGTGctgcaagcaatttatattagcTCAACATGTGCGTATTATCAAATACGATCTACCCAGCACTGAGGAGGAGGATAATAAAGAGCTAGTTGATTATCAAACAACGCTGCAGCGCAGTCTAAGCTTGGACACATTAGAAACCGTTGAGCAATATTCCGCGAAAAGTATTGAAACGAAACCAAAACGCAAATGCAATAAGCGCAAGCTCTGTCAGAAATGCTGCGAGAAATTTATTGCAGATCTTTGA